One segment of Ipomoea triloba cultivar NCNSP0323 chromosome 12, ASM357664v1 DNA contains the following:
- the LOC115997923 gene encoding basic form of pathogenesis-related protein 1-like — MEFSYLQASIALIALAAIADETYFGQAACESDCIKEFLAAHNAARETVGAPPVKWNSTLADFAESYATKRSADCAAQHSQGPYGENIAMASDELSPADSVKLWMDEKPNYDHASNSCTSGECHHYTQVVWRDTASIGCARATCKTGWMFVTCNYYPPGNYVGERPY; from the coding sequence atggagTTTTCTTATCTACAGGCCTCAATCGCCCTAATTGCCTTAGCTGCCATTGCCGATGAGACATATTTCGGACAGGCCGCTTGTGAATCTGATTGCATTAAAGAGTTTCTTGCTGCACATAACGCAGCCCGAGAAACTGTTGGCGCTCCACCGGTTAAGTGGAACTCCACCTTAGCAGACTTTGCCGAATCTTATGCCACCAAGAGGTCCGCTGATTGTGCGGCGCAACACTCACAAGGGCCGTATGGAGAAAATATTGCGATGGCTTCTGACGAATTGTCTCCGGCGGATTCTGTGAAGTTGTGGATGGATGAGAAGCCAAACTATGACCATGCGTCAAATTCTTGTACCAGTGGAGAGTGTCACCATTATACGCAGGTGGTTTGGCGTGACACCGCGAGTATTGGTTGTGCTAGGGCTACGTGCAAGACTGGTTGGATGTTTGTCACCTGCAACTATTACCCTCCGGGCAACTATGTGGGCGAACGTCCATATTAA
- the LOC115999481 gene encoding probable U6 snRNA-associated Sm-like protein LSm4 has product MVSHKGVDRAQKSKLQSLRRLYDHCEMTSTETVDTYFTRLIDEVNKMRLYGNTIEDGAVSHKTELLLVAELKGMIESHIDKIESKSKLLAEEPLKSQVTLNMTDPNQRGGGSGRDRGRGRGGFSGRGSGSFNQRGGRGNSN; this is encoded by the exons ATGGTGTCACACAAAGGTGTCGATCGGGCACAAAAATCTAAGTTGCAGTCGTTGAGAAGGTTGTACGATCATTGTGAGATGACCTCTACAGAAACAGTAGATACGTATTTCACTCGTCTTATTGATGAGGtgaataagatgaggttatatGGAAATACGATTGAAGATGGTGCTGTG TCACACAAAACCGAGCTCCTATTAGTTGCAGAGCTGAAAGGTATGATAGAAAGTCATATTGACAAGATTGAGTCCAAATCGAAACTACTAGCAGAAGAACCTTTGAAGAGCCAAGTTACCCTGAATATGACTGACCctaatcaaagaggtggaggatCTGGTAGAGATCGTGGAAGAGGAAGGGGAGGATTTAGTGGAAGAGGTAGTGGTAGCTTCAACCAAAGAggaggacgtggtaactccaactaa